Genomic DNA from Nonomuraea rubra:
GCGCCGCCGCCTCCGTGTCACCGTCGTCCGCCACGACGACGACGTGCCTGCCGAGCTCGCGGGCCCGCGCGGCGATCGCCCAGGCGTGCGCGTGCGAGCGGCCGGGCGGGGCGAGCACGTACACGGGCATGTCGCGCGGGCGGGCCCACCGCTCGACGTGCGCCCACTCCTCCAGGTCCTGCCCCACGGCGAGCAGCCCGGCCGACTCCACCAGCTTGGCCGCCGCGAACATGGCCGTGCCGTGACTCGGCCCGCTGCCCAGCACGACGGCGGACGCGTGCCCGGCCAGCCACCCGGCCTCCTCATGGGCCCGCGCCCCGGTGGCGCGGTGCGTCGCGGCCACCGCGCCGGCGAGCGGGCCGAACTCGGCGTGCAGCGCCTCCGCCCCGCCCAGCCTCATCGCGATCAGCGTCAGCCCGAGCAGGCTCGCCTGGTACGTCCGCACCCCCGGCGACGGCTCCAGCCCGGGAAGGTCCACGAGCAGCACCCGCTCGGCCATCTCCGTCACCGGCGAGCCGGCGGTACC
This window encodes:
- a CDS encoding SIS domain-containing protein; translated protein: MNPEVLIRQAERLADDLRELTGTFARRVAGLLGEAERGTIERVHLVGDGDSHHASCAAEPAFASIGGVACRASSAFRFSAYDSPWANRPGGGRTLVVAATASGRTPAVLTALERAAAEGALTLVVTGTAGSPVTEMAERVLLVDLPGLEPSPGVRTYQASLLGLTLIAMRLGGAEALHAEFGPLAGAVAATHRATGARAHEEAGWLAGHASAVVLGSGPSHGTAMFAAAKLVESAGLLAVGQDLEEWAHVERWARPRDMPVYVLAPPGRSHAHAWAIAARARELGRHVVVVADDGDTEAAAHATFPVAGRVREELSPFLYHLFGVHLAARVTERLGRRPFQRDEAPA